Proteins from a single region of Urocitellus parryii isolate mUroPar1 chromosome 4, mUroPar1.hap1, whole genome shotgun sequence:
- the Kif12 gene encoding kinesin-like protein KIF12 — protein MEERGSPDGDPARSVEQGSEGPETPIQVVLRVRPMSAAELRRGEQSALHCSGTRTLQVSPPGGGPDVAFRFGAVLDGARTQEDVFRACGVRRLGELALRGFSCTVFTFGQTGSGKTYTLTGPPPQGDGVPVPPSLAGIMQRTFAWLLDRVQHLGAPVTLRASYLEIYNEQVRDLLSLGSPRPLPVRWNKTRGFYVEQLRVVEFRSLETLMDLLQMGLSRRRRSAHTLNQASSRSHALLTLYIGRPTPQQMPLADPGAPPVGGKLCFVDLAGSEKVAATGSRGELMLEANSINRSLLALGHCISLLLDPQRKQSHIPFRDSKLTKLLADSLGGRGVTLMVACVSPSAQCLPETLSTLRYASRAQRVTTRPQAPKSPVAKQPQRLETEMLQLQEENRHLRLQLDQRDPQGPELRGARVAWAQRNLYGMLQEFMLENERLRKEISQLQSSRDLARDQQRVLSQQVLELERRLCSARVPCQLCPVPGPRCSCLMVPVAPCHALPPLCSCPCCHLCPLCRAPLARWACPRREHHQPQVPGPEAPGGLPLSARPPAWAPPCSPGSAQCPGGRSHSDWTETRVLAEVLTGEEVVPSAPPLPMGPPKTPPVLKGGAGVPNLAQRLEALRLQIGSSLRRGQSQPPSSKCAQSPDGVAPPH, from the exons ATGGAGGAACGTGGCTCTCCGGACGG GGACCCCGCGCGGAGCGTGGAGCAGGGGTCAGAGGGGCCGGAAACGCCCATCCAAGTGGTGCTCAG GGTGCGCCCGATGAGCGCGGCCGAGCTGCGTCGAGGAGAGCAGAGCGCGCTGCACTGCTCGGGCACCCGGACTCTGCAG GTGAGCCCCCCGGGCGGGGGCCCTGACGTGGCGTTCCGCTTCGGCGCGGTGCTGGACGGGGCGCGCACGCAGGAGGACGTGTTCCGGGCGTGCGGAGTGCGGCGGCTGGGCGAGCTGGCTCTGCGCGG ATTCTCCTGTACCGTCTTCACCTTTGGCCAGACGGGCTCCGGGAAGACCTACACGCTGACCGGACCGCCGCCCCAG GGGGACGGGGTGCCTGTGCCCCCCAGCCTGGCAGGCATCATGCAGAGGACCTTCGCCTGGCTGTTGGACCGCGTGCAGCACCTGGGCGCCCCCGTCACCCTCCGTGCCTCCTACCTGGAGATCTACAACGAGCAG GTTCGGGACTTGCTGAGCCTGGGGTCTCCCCGGCCGCTCCCCGTTCGCTGGAATAAGACCCGGGGCTTCTACGTGGAGCAGCTGCGGGTGGTGGAGTTCAGGAGTCTGGAGACCCTGATGGACCTTCTTCAGATGG GTCTCAGCCGGAGAAGGAGATCAGCGCACACCCTGAACCAGGCCTCCAGCCGAAGCCACGCCCTGCTCACCCTCTACATCGGTCGCCCCACT CCCCAGCAGATGCCTCTCGCAGACCCCGGGGCGCCCCCTGTTGGTGGGAAGCTGTGCTTCGTGGACCTGGCGGGCAGTGAGAAGGTGGCGGCCACAGGATCCCGTGGGGAGCTGATGCTCGAGGCCAACAGCATCAACCGCAGCCTGCTGGCCCTGG GTCACTGCATCTCCCTGCTGCTGGACCCACAGCGGAAGCAGAGCCACATTCCTTTTCGGGACAGCAAGCTCACCAAGTTGCTGGCAGACTCACTAGGGGGGCGTGGGGTCACCCTCATG GTGGCCTGCGTGTCCCCCTCTGCCCAGTGCCTCCCTGAGACTCTCAGCACCCTGCGTTATGCAAGTCGGGCCCAGCGAGTCACCACCCGGCCTCAGGCCCCCAAG TCCCCTGTGGCAAAGCAGCCTCAGCGTTTGGAGACTGAGATGCTACAGCTCCAGGAAGAGAACCGTCACCTGCGGTTGCAGCTGGACCAAAGGGACCCCCAGG GCCCAGAGCTCCGTGGAGCCCGGGTGGCCTGGGCCCAGCGGAATCTCTACGGCATGCTGCAGGAGTTCATGCTGGAGAATGAGCGGCTCAG GAAAGAAATAAGCCAGCTGCAGAGTAGCCGAGACCTGGCCCGCGACCAGCAGCGCGTCCTCTCCCAGCAGGTCCTCGAGTTGGAAAG GCGCCTCTGCTCTGCCCGCGTCCCCTGCCAGCTGTGCCCCGTGCCCGGCCCACGGTGCTCCTGCCTGATGGTGCCAGTCGCCCCCTGCCAC GCACTGCCCCCCCTCTGCTCCTGTCCCTGCTGCCACCTCTGCCCTCTGTGCCGAGCTCCTCTGGCCCGCTGGGCCTGCCCGCGGAGGGAGCACCACCAGCCGCAG GTGCCAGGCCCCGAGGCCCCGGGTGGCTTGCCCCTGTCTGCCCGGCCCCCCGCCTGGGCACCCCCGTGCAGCCCCGGCTCTGCCCAGTGCCCAGGAGGGAG GAGCCACAGTGACTGGACCGAGACCCGCGTCCTGGCAGAGGTGCTGACCGGGGAGGAGGTGGTGCCCTCGGCCCCCCCGCTGCCCATGGGGCCCCCGAAGACGCCGCCAGTGCTGAAAG GTGGGGCCGGGGTCCCGAACCTCGCCCAGAGGCTGGAGGCCCTCAGACTGCAGATCGGCAGCTCCCTGCGACGGGGCCAGAGCCAGCCACCCAGCAGCAAGTGTGCTCAGAGCCCAGACGGAGTCGCCCCTCCCCACTGA